The following coding sequences are from one Xiphophorus couchianus chromosome 22, X_couchianus-1.0, whole genome shotgun sequence window:
- the nt5c2a gene encoding 5'-nucleotidase, cytosolic IIa isoform X1, with translation MTTSWSNRLQNCAELPANMDGIAMKKYRREAHHSFPRDLAHPAMRVFVNRSLAMEKIKCFGFDMDYTLAVYKSPEYESLGFDLTVERLVSIGYPQELLNFVYDPSFPTRGLVFDTMFGNLLKVDAYGNILVCAHGFNFLRGPEIREMYPNKFIQRGDTDRFYILNTLFNLPETYLFACLVDFFTNCPRYASCESGFKDGDLFMSYKSMFQDVRDAVDWVHFKGSLKEKTVENLEKYVVKDPKLPLLLSRMNEVAKVFLATNSDYKYTEKIMTYLFDFPHGPKPGTPHRPWKSYFGLILVDARKPVFFAEGTVLRQVDTTTGRLKIGTYTGQLQHGIVYSGGSSDIVCDLLGAKGKDIVYIGDHIFGDILKSKKRQGWRTFLVIPELAQELHVWTDKSAIFEELQSLDCFLADLYKHLDSSSNERPDISSLQRRIKKVTHDMDMCYGMMGSLLRSGSRQTLFASQVMRYADLYAASFINLLYYPFSYLFRAAHVLMPHESTVEHSHVNLIDTESPLATRNRRDFDVKEMEIKRHQLTRSISEIQPPHLFPQTPQEITHCHDEDDDEEEEEEEE, from the exons ATGACGACTTCGTGGAGTAACCGCCTGCAGAACTGTGCTGAACTCCCGGCCAACATGGACGGCATTGCAATGAAGAAGTATCGACGCGAAGCTCACCACAG CTTTCCGAGGGATCTGGCTCATCCTGCAATGAG GGTGTTTGTCAATCGAAGCTTGGCCATGGAAAAAATCAAGTGCTTTGGATTTGACATGGATTATACTCTAGCTG TGTATAAATCTCCAGAGTACGAGTCACTGGGATTTGACTTGACCGTTGAGCGTCTGGTATCCATCGGTTACCCCCAAGAGTTGCTCAACTTTGTCTATGATCCCTCCTTCCCCACCAG AGGTCTGGTGTTTGACACCATGTTTGGCAACCTGCTAAAAGTGGATGCCTATGGGAACATTCTGGTGTGTGCACACGGGTTCAACTTCTTGAGGGG ACCTGAGATCAGAGAGATGTATCCCAACAAATTCATCCAGCGTGGAGATACCGACCGCTTCTACATCCTGAACACACTCTTTAACCTGCCAG aAACATACCTCTTCGCTTGTTTGGTGGATTTCTTTACTAACTGTCCCAGATATGCAAG TTGTGAATCTGGCTTCAAAGACGGAGACCTCTTCATGTCGTACAAGAGCATGTTCCAGGACGTGAGAGATGCTGTGGACTGGGTTCACTTCAAG GGATCCTTGAAAGAGAAGACGGTTGAGAACCTGGAGAAGTATGTGGTAAAGGAT CCGAAGCTCCCTCTGCTCCTCAGCCGCATGAACGAAGTGGCTAAAGTATTTCTGGCCACTAACAGTGATTATAAATACACTGAG AAAATCATGACCTACCTGTTTGACTTTCCTCATGGACCAAAG CCGGGAACACCTCACCGGCCCTGGAAGTCCTACTTTGGCCTGATCCTGGTAGACGCCCGCAAGCCCGTGTTCTTTGCGGAAGGTACAGTTCTGCGGCAAGTCGACACT ACCACGGGTCGACTGAAGATCGGCACATACACCGGACAGCTCCAGCACGGCATCGTGTACTCTGGAG GATCCTCAGACATCGTTTGCGACTTGCTGGGTGCTAAAGGAAAGGACATCGTCTACATTGGAGACCACATTTTTGGAGACATTCTCAAGTCCAAGAAGCGCCAGGGCTGGAGAACGTTCCTGGTCATACCTGAGCTGGCCCAGGAGCTCCATGTGTGGACTGACAAGAGCG CCATCTTTGAGGAACTTCAGTCACTTGACTGCTTTCTCGCAGATCTTTACAA GCATTTGGACAGCAGTAGTAATGAAAGACCTGACATCAGCTCACTGCAGAGGCGCATCAAG AAAGTAACCCATGACATGGACATGTGCTACGGCATGATGGGAAGTCTATTGCGCAGTGGATCCCGGCAGACACTGTTTGCCTCCCAGGTGATGCGATACGCCGACCTGTACGCGGCCTCTTTCATCAACCTGCTCTACTACCCCTTCAGCTATCTGTTCAGGGCTGCACATGTGCTG ATGCCTCACGAGTCGACGGTGGAGCACTCGCACGTCAACCTGATAGACACGGAGTCGCCGCTCGCCACCCGCAACCGCCGAGACTTTGACGTCAAAGAAATGGAGATCAAGCGGCACCAGCTCACTCGATCCATCAGCGAGATCCAGCCGCCTCACCTGTTCCCACAGACTCCACAGGAGATCACCCACTGCCACGACGAGGATgacgacgaggaggaggaggaggaagaggagtga
- the wbp1la gene encoding WW domain binding protein 1-like a: MSSPKFNAGHGSSAPSANVAEAGLVCKGVNNQSYICESGHCCGQAECCSNIYELWWFWLVWAVIIILTGFCVWQHWRAKQRFQQQRRQNEINLIAYREVHNNSQLPLYLRLLPVYLLPAYEETVTRPATPPPPYTPLQLVPPSSDPPEEVYRPHSAVSIPCDANVALSGTPETTPFYSSSTNGPNKDSTAGRYRRFTGDSGIEVCEGQEHPWDQHEFFDREETLEEEGLRGKDEPDDCTDPQTAEWGLAGGPAADDTQTKSPG, from the exons ATGTCTTCGCCTAAGTTTAACGCTGGACATGGAAGTTCTGCTCCGTCAGCTAATGTTGCCGAG GCCGGACTCGTTTGCAAGGGAGTGAACAACCAGAGCTACATCTGTGAATCTGGCCACTGCTGTGGACAAGCAGAGTGCTGCAGTAACATCTATGAATTGTGGT GGTTCTGGCTTGTATGGGCTGTAATTATTATCCTGACAGGCTTTTGCGTGTGGCAACACTGGCGGGCCAAGCAGCGTTTCCAGCAGCAGCGCCGGCAGAACGAGATCAACCTGATTGCCTACAGGGAGGTTCACAACAACTCTCAGCTACCCCTCTATCTTC GACTTTTGCCTGTTTACCTGCTACCAGCCTATGAAGAGACAGTCACCCGACCAGCAACCCCTCCTCCTCCGTACACACCTCTCCAGTTGGTACCACCGTCCAGTGACCCTCCTGAGGAAGTCTATCGCCCCCACTCGGCCGTCTCCATTCCATGTGACGCTAATGTAGCGCTTAGTGGGACTCCAGAGACGACGCCGTTCTATTCCAGCAGTACCAACGGCCCTAACAAGGACTCGACAGCAGGCCGGTACCGGCGCTTCACTGGGGATTCTGGGATTGAAGTGTGTGAAGGCCAGGAGCATCCATGGGATCAGCATGAGTTTTTTGACAGAGAAGAAACGTTAGAAGAGGAGGGCTTGAGAGGAAAGGATGAGCCAGACGACTGTACTGATCCCCAGACTGCTGAATGGGGTCTTGCTGGTGGACCTGCAGCTGATGACACCCAAACAAAGTCTCCTGGGTGA
- the nt5c2a gene encoding 5'-nucleotidase, cytosolic IIa isoform X2 → MTTSWSNRLQNCAELPANMDGIAMKKYRREAHHRVFVNRSLAMEKIKCFGFDMDYTLAVYKSPEYESLGFDLTVERLVSIGYPQELLNFVYDPSFPTRGLVFDTMFGNLLKVDAYGNILVCAHGFNFLRGPEIREMYPNKFIQRGDTDRFYILNTLFNLPETYLFACLVDFFTNCPRYASCESGFKDGDLFMSYKSMFQDVRDAVDWVHFKGSLKEKTVENLEKYVVKDPKLPLLLSRMNEVAKVFLATNSDYKYTEKIMTYLFDFPHGPKPGTPHRPWKSYFGLILVDARKPVFFAEGTVLRQVDTTTGRLKIGTYTGQLQHGIVYSGGSSDIVCDLLGAKGKDIVYIGDHIFGDILKSKKRQGWRTFLVIPELAQELHVWTDKSAIFEELQSLDCFLADLYKHLDSSSNERPDISSLQRRIKKVTHDMDMCYGMMGSLLRSGSRQTLFASQVMRYADLYAASFINLLYYPFSYLFRAAHVLMPHESTVEHSHVNLIDTESPLATRNRRDFDVKEMEIKRHQLTRSISEIQPPHLFPQTPQEITHCHDEDDDEEEEEEEE, encoded by the exons ATGACGACTTCGTGGAGTAACCGCCTGCAGAACTGTGCTGAACTCCCGGCCAACATGGACGGCATTGCAATGAAGAAGTATCGACGCGAAGCTCACCACAG GGTGTTTGTCAATCGAAGCTTGGCCATGGAAAAAATCAAGTGCTTTGGATTTGACATGGATTATACTCTAGCTG TGTATAAATCTCCAGAGTACGAGTCACTGGGATTTGACTTGACCGTTGAGCGTCTGGTATCCATCGGTTACCCCCAAGAGTTGCTCAACTTTGTCTATGATCCCTCCTTCCCCACCAG AGGTCTGGTGTTTGACACCATGTTTGGCAACCTGCTAAAAGTGGATGCCTATGGGAACATTCTGGTGTGTGCACACGGGTTCAACTTCTTGAGGGG ACCTGAGATCAGAGAGATGTATCCCAACAAATTCATCCAGCGTGGAGATACCGACCGCTTCTACATCCTGAACACACTCTTTAACCTGCCAG aAACATACCTCTTCGCTTGTTTGGTGGATTTCTTTACTAACTGTCCCAGATATGCAAG TTGTGAATCTGGCTTCAAAGACGGAGACCTCTTCATGTCGTACAAGAGCATGTTCCAGGACGTGAGAGATGCTGTGGACTGGGTTCACTTCAAG GGATCCTTGAAAGAGAAGACGGTTGAGAACCTGGAGAAGTATGTGGTAAAGGAT CCGAAGCTCCCTCTGCTCCTCAGCCGCATGAACGAAGTGGCTAAAGTATTTCTGGCCACTAACAGTGATTATAAATACACTGAG AAAATCATGACCTACCTGTTTGACTTTCCTCATGGACCAAAG CCGGGAACACCTCACCGGCCCTGGAAGTCCTACTTTGGCCTGATCCTGGTAGACGCCCGCAAGCCCGTGTTCTTTGCGGAAGGTACAGTTCTGCGGCAAGTCGACACT ACCACGGGTCGACTGAAGATCGGCACATACACCGGACAGCTCCAGCACGGCATCGTGTACTCTGGAG GATCCTCAGACATCGTTTGCGACTTGCTGGGTGCTAAAGGAAAGGACATCGTCTACATTGGAGACCACATTTTTGGAGACATTCTCAAGTCCAAGAAGCGCCAGGGCTGGAGAACGTTCCTGGTCATACCTGAGCTGGCCCAGGAGCTCCATGTGTGGACTGACAAGAGCG CCATCTTTGAGGAACTTCAGTCACTTGACTGCTTTCTCGCAGATCTTTACAA GCATTTGGACAGCAGTAGTAATGAAAGACCTGACATCAGCTCACTGCAGAGGCGCATCAAG AAAGTAACCCATGACATGGACATGTGCTACGGCATGATGGGAAGTCTATTGCGCAGTGGATCCCGGCAGACACTGTTTGCCTCCCAGGTGATGCGATACGCCGACCTGTACGCGGCCTCTTTCATCAACCTGCTCTACTACCCCTTCAGCTATCTGTTCAGGGCTGCACATGTGCTG ATGCCTCACGAGTCGACGGTGGAGCACTCGCACGTCAACCTGATAGACACGGAGTCGCCGCTCGCCACCCGCAACCGCCGAGACTTTGACGTCAAAGAAATGGAGATCAAGCGGCACCAGCTCACTCGATCCATCAGCGAGATCCAGCCGCCTCACCTGTTCCCACAGACTCCACAGGAGATCACCCACTGCCACGACGAGGATgacgacgaggaggaggaggaggaagaggagtga